The following coding sequences lie in one Streptomyces venezuelae genomic window:
- a CDS encoding VgrG-related protein, whose product MSEKTYTSVLHAEIGGSVLPDKLAVLLVEGWVDASVNVPSAFQLTFVDEGGDILEKFPQIKVGAEAVLCPFTDGVRGKPMLTGEVTALEVDADAGGKQLVVRGYDPGHRLLRNRRVEGFPNMTASDIVRRVAAANKVKLGKIESTPTVYELATQPNITDWDFLSRLAQENDTHLSFDEDGKLCFAKLAPASGAPSDSTPAAQSPYVLEFRHNALHSRVAVTAAGQVATAGVRGWDMRAKRALSAQSPAVRSKDIVADITPGQLSQPFGKAELTDTGWPYTTQAQVTHAARSLADDVAGSFAELEVAVTGNPDLRPGRPVALKGAGFPFEGKYTATGVRHLFESGRPFTTWLTVSGRQFRSLYGLASGGADAAPPMPGVAMALVSNAKDPLKMNRVKLRFPWLSDTYESDWCRIAQLGGVRGGGLMMPEVGDEVLVAFDRGSLEHPYVLAGLYNGRDKPTPNTDGLQPIDPTSGRVNWRSVSSRSGHTMELVDAKSRMKSGIRLQTGNGRLTVHMDEARTSVTIRSDGTVSISGTRNVSIRAGGNLSLTAGGSLTMSAGGAVDIKAGAKFGVNAGGMADINATGVVSLKSAGAVAVNAVGAVSVTAAGAVAVNAGAAAAITSPATVTLTAPAVLRNGIPF is encoded by the coding sequence ATGAGTGAGAAGACGTACACGAGCGTCCTGCACGCCGAGATCGGCGGGTCCGTCCTGCCCGACAAGCTCGCCGTGCTGCTCGTGGAGGGCTGGGTGGACGCCAGTGTGAACGTGCCGTCCGCCTTCCAGCTGACCTTCGTCGACGAAGGCGGGGACATCCTGGAGAAGTTCCCGCAGATCAAGGTCGGCGCCGAGGCCGTCCTGTGCCCGTTCACGGACGGCGTGCGCGGCAAGCCGATGCTGACCGGTGAGGTCACCGCCCTGGAGGTCGACGCGGACGCGGGCGGCAAGCAGCTCGTCGTGCGCGGCTACGACCCGGGGCACCGGCTGCTCCGCAACCGCCGGGTGGAGGGCTTCCCGAACATGACGGCGTCCGACATCGTGCGCCGCGTCGCCGCCGCCAACAAGGTGAAGCTCGGGAAGATCGAGTCGACTCCGACGGTGTACGAACTGGCGACCCAGCCGAACATCACCGACTGGGACTTCCTCTCCCGGCTCGCGCAGGAGAACGACACCCACCTGTCCTTCGACGAGGACGGGAAGCTGTGCTTCGCCAAGCTCGCGCCCGCCTCCGGGGCGCCCTCCGACTCGACACCGGCCGCGCAGAGCCCGTACGTCCTGGAGTTCAGGCACAACGCGCTGCACAGCCGGGTCGCGGTGACGGCGGCGGGCCAGGTCGCGACGGCCGGGGTGCGCGGGTGGGACATGCGGGCCAAGCGCGCCCTGTCCGCGCAGTCCCCCGCGGTCCGCAGCAAGGACATCGTCGCCGACATCACGCCCGGGCAGCTGTCGCAGCCGTTCGGGAAGGCGGAGCTGACGGATACGGGGTGGCCGTACACGACGCAGGCGCAGGTCACGCACGCCGCCCGGTCGCTCGCGGACGACGTGGCGGGGTCGTTCGCCGAACTGGAGGTCGCCGTCACCGGCAACCCCGATCTGCGGCCGGGGCGTCCCGTGGCGCTGAAGGGGGCGGGGTTCCCCTTCGAGGGGAAGTACACGGCGACCGGGGTGCGTCATCTCTTCGAGTCCGGGCGGCCGTTCACGACGTGGCTGACCGTCTCGGGGCGTCAGTTCCGTTCCCTGTACGGGCTCGCGTCGGGCGGCGCGGACGCCGCGCCGCCGATGCCGGGCGTCGCGATGGCGCTGGTCAGCAACGCGAAGGACCCGCTGAAGATGAACCGGGTCAAGCTGCGTTTTCCGTGGCTCTCGGACACGTACGAAAGCGACTGGTGCCGTATCGCGCAGCTGGGCGGCGTCCGGGGCGGCGGGTTGATGATGCCGGAGGTGGGCGACGAGGTGCTCGTCGCCTTCGACCGGGGGTCTCTGGAACACCCCTATGTTCTCGCCGGGTTGTACAACGGGCGGGACAAGCCGACGCCCAACACCGACGGGCTGCAGCCGATCGACCCGACCAGCGGCCGGGTCAACTGGCGCTCCGTCTCCTCGCGCAGCGGTCACACCATGGAGCTCGTGGACGCCAAGTCCCGCATGAAGAGCGGCATCCGGCTGCAGACCGGCAACGGCCGCCTCACCGTCCACATGGACGAGGCGCGGACCAGCGTGACCATCCGCAGCGACGGCACGGTGTCCATCTCGGGGACCCGCAACGTCAGCATCAGGGCGGGCGGCAACCTGTCGCTGACGGCGGGCGGTTCGCTGACGATGAGCGCGGGCGGCGCGGTCGACATCAAGGCGGGCGCCAAGTTCGGTGTCAACGCGGGCGGCATGGCGGACATCAACGCGACCGGTGTCGTCAGCCTCAAGTCGGCGGGCGCCGTCGCCGTCAACGCGGTCGGCGCGGTCTCCGTGACCGCCGCGGGCGCGGTGGCCGTCAACGCGGGCGCCGCCGCGGCCATCACGTCACCGGCGACCGTCACCCTGACCGCACCTGCCGTGCTGCGCAATGGCATTCCTTTCTAG
- a CDS encoding GPW/gp25 family protein, with amino-acid sequence MSEQFVGAGWTFPLRINAGGGIALARREREIEESIRLVLATAPGERPMRPEFGCAVHDMVFAPVNEATAGRIRYEVRSSLDRWEPRIDVLDVEVSPAPDDPSVLFIDVSYTVRGTNNPRSLVFPFYVIPSTESESGV; translated from the coding sequence ATGAGTGAGCAGTTCGTCGGTGCGGGCTGGACGTTTCCGCTGCGCATCAACGCCGGCGGCGGCATCGCGCTGGCCCGGCGCGAGCGCGAGATCGAGGAGTCGATCCGGCTCGTGCTCGCCACCGCGCCGGGCGAACGCCCGATGCGGCCCGAATTCGGCTGCGCCGTGCACGACATGGTGTTCGCGCCGGTCAACGAGGCGACGGCGGGGCGGATCCGGTACGAGGTGCGGTCCTCGCTCGACCGCTGGGAGCCGCGCATCGACGTCCTGGACGTCGAGGTCAGTCCGGCCCCCGACGACCCGTCCGTCCTGTTCATCGACGTGAGCTACACCGTGCGCGGCACCAACAATCCGCGCAGTCTCGTCTTCCCCTTCTACGTGATCCCGTCCACGGAATCAGAGAGCGGAGTCTGA
- a CDS encoding LysM peptidoglycan-binding domain-containing protein, with protein MAAPTGGKAGASLVRAALAIHQPPTDLGGSMGGRIGEVEFQFNPTQLQMARSAEWRTQRAVAYTRGAPPKFTGAAPATLQLEVFLDSSGTPNSGKVQKQVEMLLSCCEVTPQSVSSKRPSPPWVRFSWGSFNTVQFVAYVTNVSATYTLFNPTGEPIRATCSLSLTEVSMPTKGQNPTSGALSARRVHRTVAGDSLASLAWREYGDATRWRLIAEANDIDDPMRLRPGTELLLPAADEARPGPVTAPSHVES; from the coding sequence ATGGCCGCGCCCACGGGCGGAAAGGCCGGCGCCAGCCTCGTGCGCGCCGCGCTCGCCATCCACCAGCCGCCCACCGACCTCGGCGGGTCGATGGGCGGGCGGATCGGTGAGGTGGAGTTCCAGTTCAATCCGACGCAGCTGCAGATGGCGCGGTCGGCTGAGTGGCGTACGCAGCGTGCGGTCGCGTACACGCGTGGCGCGCCGCCGAAGTTCACCGGTGCCGCGCCCGCCACCCTCCAGCTGGAGGTGTTCCTCGACTCGTCGGGCACGCCCAACTCGGGGAAGGTGCAGAAGCAGGTCGAGATGCTTCTGTCGTGCTGCGAGGTGACTCCGCAGAGCGTCAGCTCCAAGCGGCCCTCGCCGCCGTGGGTGCGTTTCTCGTGGGGGTCGTTCAACACCGTGCAGTTCGTGGCGTACGTGACCAATGTCAGCGCCACGTACACCCTTTTCAATCCGACCGGTGAGCCGATCCGTGCCACGTGCTCGCTCTCGCTGACCGAGGTGTCGATGCCCACCAAGGGGCAGAACCCGACGTCCGGCGCGCTCTCCGCGCGCCGTGTGCACCGCACGGTCGCGGGTGACTCGCTGGCGTCGCTGGCGTGGCGGGAGTACGGGGACGCCACCCGCTGGCGGCTGATCGCCGAGGCCAACGACATCGACGACCCGATGCGGCTGCGGCCCGGCACCGAGCTGCTGCTGCCCGCCGCCGACGAGGCCCGGCCCGGCCCCGTCACCGCCCCCTCGCACGTGGAGTCCTGA
- a CDS encoding DUF6760 family protein, protein MTYAADRIEEEVAYLAYHFHWGMDDILDLEHADRRAYVGRTATLVEQAEARATGR, encoded by the coding sequence GTGACGTACGCGGCCGACCGCATCGAGGAGGAAGTCGCGTACCTCGCCTACCACTTCCACTGGGGCATGGACGACATCCTCGACCTCGAACACGCGGACCGGCGCGCGTACGTGGGGCGGACCGCCACGTTGGTGGAGCAGGCGGAGGCTAGGGCGACCGGTCGGTGA
- a CDS encoding phage tail protein gives MPSPKDPGSTVFFKLTIDGQDLGLFNGCDGLSSEVEVEQRQEGGNNGFVWQLPTRVTFSTIRLTRPLTADTARVAAWISSIATGISRPTAQIAALRADGSIVAQWGLVEVLPVRWQGPSLSPDSPAVATETLEIAHHGFTDAGGA, from the coding sequence ATGCCCTCGCCCAAGGACCCCGGCTCCACCGTCTTCTTCAAGCTCACCATCGACGGCCAGGACCTCGGCCTGTTCAACGGGTGCGACGGGCTCTCCTCCGAGGTGGAGGTGGAGCAGCGGCAGGAGGGCGGCAACAACGGGTTCGTCTGGCAGCTGCCGACCCGCGTGACCTTCTCCACCATCCGGCTGACCCGGCCGCTGACCGCCGACACCGCGCGCGTGGCCGCCTGGATCTCGTCCATCGCGACGGGGATCTCGCGGCCGACCGCGCAGATCGCGGCGCTGCGCGCGGACGGTTCGATCGTCGCGCAGTGGGGGCTCGTCGAGGTGCTGCCCGTGCGCTGGCAGGGGCCGAGCCTCAGTCCGGACAGTCCCGCCGTGGCGACGGAGACGCTGGAGATCGCGCACCACGGGTTCACCGACGCGGGAGGTGCCTGA
- a CDS encoding phage tail protein: protein MSLQPGDALTTHNFGLQIDGVMVEYLQEVSGLSMEQDVIEYQQVSADGKPVVKKMPGVKKAGECTVTRGMTQSPVFSEWINKSIAGDMGSARKNATIMMMDYQNNPVKRYNLRNAWCSKVETSGVKAGDAAALTEQVTIVFEELVIE from the coding sequence TTGTCTCTGCAGCCCGGTGACGCCCTCACCACACACAATTTCGGCCTCCAGATCGACGGCGTCATGGTCGAGTACCTCCAGGAGGTCAGCGGCCTGTCCATGGAGCAGGACGTCATCGAGTACCAGCAGGTGTCGGCCGACGGCAAGCCCGTCGTCAAGAAGATGCCCGGCGTGAAGAAGGCCGGCGAGTGCACGGTCACCCGCGGCATGACGCAGAGCCCCGTCTTCAGCGAGTGGATCAACAAGTCCATCGCGGGCGACATGGGCTCGGCGCGCAAGAACGCGACGATCATGATGATGGACTACCAGAACAACCCGGTGAAGCGTTACAACCTGCGCAACGCCTGGTGCAGCAAGGTGGAGACCAGCGGGGTCAAGGCGGGCGACGCCGCCGCGCTGACCGAGCAGGTCACCATCGTCTTCGAAGAGCTGGTCATCGAATAA